The genome window AAGTTGAAGTTTTCGGTTTTGTATGaacattagagtgggtcaaatTTTTTCGCGACAAAGGGGGCTTGAAATTCGTAATCTGCGATGAAtactaagaagaattgcccaagaaaccatatgtctaaaatcaatatagagCTTACACTTATTTCGAGGAAGGTTTTCATATGTTTTGTATGGCGAAACTGTTTGCTAGGTAAAacttagcaaaaaaaaaaaaaaaaaaaaaaaaacaaagatagaggccaaattataaAGAATTAGTTGACGGTctcaactagtttttttttaattgaattttaagcatattCACTTATGTcaagtttcaataaaaaaattcattttgcattagttttaaaattcaatttaaaaaaaagaccgCCAACTTAGacttatctctaaattcatcataaatggCCCTCTATttgggctttttttttttgttttttttaagaggtAAGTTCCACCTAACAGACAACTAcctatatataaaatagttatagCTTCTCtgtaaaaaatgtaagctcaatattgatttaagacgcatggtttcttgggcaattcttctaAGAATTCATCGCAGATTACGAATGTCATAAccgctttgtgcattttttttactgcATACAAACTGAACCACTCTAATGAatatgtcttttttttcagatagctcaacaaaattcacaaattgtgtatttgtttatgttttatacattctaaacaaatttggtttaaattgaACTGCTATAACTTATAGCTACAATAGGAACGATCAGTTGGAAATTCAATTCTTGCAACTCTGCAGGATTATTATAGTAAGACAGTCTTCAATTCTTGATATGCTTGTTGTCgggaatttgatttaatttggaACAACAACGGTTGCCACTCCATCTACCCTGTTGTGCATTCATGTTCAGTTACTGCTATatctcttcctctctccctctagctccctcactctttctctctctatctctgtctctatctatCTCCTAACGTCTAGCAACTACTTGAGAACTGctgttgccacaacaacaacaacaacaacgagagaaAGGGCAGCTTTGAATTTGCATTGCCCCCAAGTGAGAAAcgtgtctccctctctccctctctccccctctctctccccctctatATGTGTGTAGCGGGTGTGTGTTGAATATATGTGGAAGATGTCAGTCATTGGCACAAGTGCGCTTTATATGGCCCTGTCACTGTCAATGTTCATGTGCACTAAGCATTAGGGTGACTCACGAAAATTGTcaactcaaaataaaaactaaaaaaaagttccCAAATCTTTTGCTTAGAGTCTTGTTAGGCGTTCTTAAAGCTGCCATCAGACAAGTCTTTTATTTCAACCacactttttgtttaaaaaacacTCAGAACACTCAGTATTAAAAAAGCGTCGGTGCTCACCGATGAAAATAGATGTCGGTGGcatatacaattatttaaagtatgtTCTGACTCTGTAAAATCCAAAACCTATAAGAGTTTTGCTTAAAACCGATGCGAATAATGTGAATGAGAAATTCACCGATGGTGAATAACACACTTGTCTGATGTAAACTTAAGTCTTTAGCTATGGAAGGCGGAGAATTCTCAGTTTTGGTTAGATCAGACGACCCTACTCTTTTGTCCCATTACTTAAAGCTAAGGATTTTCAGAATTGCATAAATCTCTTTCTTGAATTTCCAATACTCTGAGTTGCCTGAGCTTCTCagacaaaaaccaaacaaccTTGTCCTTTTGTCTCCGCtctaaaagcttaaaattttcattttgtctgtaccaaaaaatattttttattatattttattaatattcattttgtatgtaccaaaaaaaaaaatgttattattgttattaatttttttcttatgaaTTCCGTCGCTTTCTAGaactttagtttaaaaaatatgtgggTTCGATTCCTAGATATAGTTACAATAAACATATtggtgtatttttaaattccttAGCAATGAAACACAATTAACTTAAGTAATAgtacttataaattaaaataacaataaaattactttttattatatattatgattggtatttatgttattttttattttattttattttttttttttttgtatgaagtACTTTTGTATGTATTAAGAAGTATTTCATATCCACAGTCTTtttcaatttagtttttatttgaaatttttttctttataagaaatataaaatgaaacacAATTCACTAAgtacttataaattaaaataacaataaaattactttttattatgtattattattggtatttatgttatttttgttttgtattttttttttttcaaatcaacagtgtttttcaattaagttcttattttaaattttttttctttaaagaaataagaagaaataaataagaaataaaaaaataagcattgaaaatgaaatcttaaaatttatccATTCATGCATCTAATCTGTATGCATATTTGCATTGATTAAACTCAAAACTTATATTTGCCATTCCTGATTGCAATCTGTATGAGACACCCTGCTGTtgcatatactatatatatagactcaagacgaaaaaaaaaactacttgaGCCTGCCCGAGTTCCCTTCTCTGTTCCCTTATTCCCTCACAATCCTCCCTGCCCCCCCCTCCGGCGCTACTGTCCGCCGTATCCTGTATTCGGTATCCTGAATTCTGTATCGCCTTTGACGTCAGCTGAGACTGTGTGACAGCTTTCTTGAGATGCACTTCACGTGCATTTGactgcttaaataaattttgctcaTGGTAATAAATTCACTTAAACTCAAACTACAGCTCTCCCACCTACACATATGtctgtctcactctctctctctctctttctgtctgtgtGAGTGCACAACAAGGACAATGAGAACGTTGAAGGCTTTATACAAGTTTTTGTTTAGACATTCATAAACATAATTGACGTCATAaaagcagacaacaacaatgacataATGTCATGTAAATCTGTGCCAGGCATGTGTAGATAGACAAGCAAGAAGCAGCACTGCTGAAAACTGTGGTTACTCCTCCCTTACTCTTCCTGCACTTGCCCAACtgtctatttctatttctatgtCTAAGTAAAAATCATTAGTTTCAACTTTGTACAAAAGCCTGGGCATTTGTTTGAgctactttaaaataaaatgccactCATGTTTTATGTGTACCACCCTCTAGCACTACCTCAAGCCCCAACCGGTTAGGTTAGCCCCCGTAccggaaaaaaaaagaaaaaaagaaagaaagaaagaaagccCAAAGCCGGCCTGcgtttttgtataaattctaACAAATTGTCTACACTTCCGACCAGCCCTAAAAACGAGCTCATACCTAGGCTAGGCAGCAATAGAGGCAGCGAATCCTCACTGAATTCCTGCCTGATTCCTCCCTGATTGCTCCTGCCGCCTTCAACTACTTCATAAATCAAAAAGTGCTTGGCtacagttttcagttttgtgCACTTGCTTTTGTATGCTATCTCTGTAGAGTCTCTACCCCTCTACCCCTCCTTCCCCCTactttttccatacattttatgaaGTACGTTTCGCCCCCGTCATGTGGACTAAGAATTCCGGATTCCACATGCCTGGCATGCCGCACTTTTGTGCGCTCTAGAGTCCACagtttaacatattaaaagtCAAGTAAGCGTCCAGGACAAAGGCTCAAACACACATCTATTGTTATCCTTATAGTCCCTcttttgcacatatttttctactttttattttagttctagttgttgttgtgcattcATCACTTACAGCTCGAGTATTTAGTATTGAGGAATGTCAAACCATAAGGAATTCCAAAAATTCcctaaaaattgttaaactcCCTCGCCATTAAACAAACATTAACAaacaattaagaaattaaatttatatgctgCAATGGCAATGACATCGGGTAGCTTTGACCGTTTAAGATTTTCGTTTCGAGATCTAACAGAATCGTTGTGTTTTAAGACTGTTTGCACAACACTTCAACGGGTAgctcattttttgttgtcactTGTAATTCCAGAGGACGCCGATTAGAGGTGGACACAAGTCGTGTCACGAGTCACGTGATTGAGCAAGCGACTcgctataaaataaacaataattatactCGGAATATCATAATgtgaaatcaaaaatttgaaaagttaaaCTTAATTGCAAATTAGAATTGGGGACGGATTTTCAATTTCTAGTTATATTTTGGCGTAAAATgcatagaaaataatattaaacttgaaaaaacctctttaataaaatataatagacTATTTCCATAatcactcacatttgccacatttgctcacatttgaatgtggctcatttttggctttccacgaccaaatgtgaaactgctAAGACATTTGACATTCACCCAtagcaaatcagctgttcggtttctgtgctcaaattatcaaaagctgacaataacctgattttaatattcattttggTGTTATGATTGGcgaaaatttaatgcctaccgtttttattgaaaaaaaaagctgatGAAGGtgaaatttgcttttttttcacgagataaacatcgcgtgttcgataaaaaaaatactgaaattcgccggggcgaatgccaaaaaatcttcacattaattatgaatgagccagaatgatcattcggattttgtactgaaatgaagtccacattcgggccgaatgatgaaaatggcgtcgaatgagccaaatgtgctgtcgtggaaattgGCTATTATAACCTATTCAAAAAACCGGCTCttagaatacaaaaattaaaaatcaataatattatatgttttctaatatttgtGGAAGACACGTCTCCAAATTTTTTACTCTAATTGTTTTTCTTAGTTTCTAAAtctctttaataaaatataagacaACATTCAAAAAACCGGCTcttagaataaataaattaaaaatcaataatattatatgttttcGTATATTTGTGAAAAACACGTCTCCAAGTTTTTTActctaattatttttcttagttttgattCCTTAAATTGTgctcttaatttttgttatttttttttgtaatttttacaaaaaaatatttgatatgaatttaatttgccgAAAAAACATAACtagatatattaaaatgtaactaGTTGTCTGAGTTGGCAGGGATTACATTTTCTTAACCACTTAAAACAGctgatttaataataataattaataataataactgatCTATTTGCGAATTAGTAGGATGAtagattattttattaaataatgaaaattatgaaaaacaaattaagttCTGAAGAATGTTACTGAAATGTAAAACAGTCGACAACCAATTAATAATGTAGGAGTTTTTGGTAGATTCTTGGTTGTTTTGTATTTCTGGAATACTATATGAATAATATGAATACtactataatatataaatacacctgaatattagattttataaaagctaaaattatgaattcttagcttgaattttaaaatatgaatactACTATACTATATGAATACACCTGAAtattagattttataaaagctaaaaatataaattcttaacttgaattttaaaataattttttttttttttttttttttgatcattttcggggtttgtatttcaattgattCTTATCGTGCACATCTCTAGTTTTGTGCCAGTCCTTTGGGTAACAGCTTATCTCTTAGTCAGCGCGTCGCGTTGTCCTTGCACAAATTATTGAACAGCATTGAAAACATTTGAAGTGTtccactttccactttccaCAACCCACAATCCACTTGCcccacagcagcagctcaaAGAACCCAAAAGCGATTAAAGCAAGGAGTAAACATTATTGAAGGGGGTTTAATATTGAAGACCCCTCTAAGGGGAGTAAACTCTCAGGAGGTCGCTAGCTGTTTCGTTAGTTactttgctgcagttgcaagtggcaagtggcaagtggcaagttgcaaggCGAATGCTTTTATGCTTATTAATGGCTCTACATACAATTTATGTGTGGTTCTTAAAATGCAGGCATAAATTAATGGAAGTAGCTGACTGAGATGCAATCGATGAAATGCACCTTTTAAATCCTTTCTTCCTGCTTCTTTCCTCTAAGTTAATATCGCCTCTTGTTGCACTTAGACTTATGTTCTTGTTGCACATTTTGGCATTGAAATATGCTCGATATGCGAAACACAATCgaaaatcatttgaaaattcGACACATAATAAAGCgctttaatattaacattgaATTGTTTACTGTGCTTGTTTCTCtctcaactttatttttttaacgaatcgtaaattaaatatatagttttaaaacttctatttaaatttcaacattttccatcttattggaaatttttaaattgtatatattaaaacaattgtaatcataattaattatatttttataataaaatttaagaattatagttttgttattaaattgcatatttaaaaaaatgtataatattatatattaagttttagcttgttatttattacttaaaaaaatatttatttataattttttgtctaaaaatattttataactttaataaaatttgtttaaaaaagttgTGTACCttcttagattttttttaaagtaacaCAAACCGTGAGTAAGCAAGCTTAAAAGCTCATTGATAGTGTGAGCTTTCATTTaagttacaaatattttatcaaacaaatgtgttcaattttgttctctatttatatttaatcttcACTTTATCTTAAAACCACACAAGCTGTCAAAAAGCGAGCTTAAAGCTTATTGAAAGCTTaagatttcttttttattatataataatattgataaaatttgtttaatttgtaactCTATTTACTTCTCTTCAATTTATATCTTCTTAAAATCACTCAATCAGTTAGCAAGCGAGCTTAAAGCTCTTTGAAAgcttaagttttgtttttttttattcaaaaaatttgtttaacttgtgacttaatcaatataaaaattaatttaagctcaCCTTAAAGtccaaaattatataaataagcgAGCTTAAAGCTCATTAAAGTTACAAAAGCTCTGCATAAGGCACTGTTAAAAGCCTTGGACTTATTTGTATGAATAGGAGTATTAGAAAGTGCAACTTACAAAcgcactacactacactacactacactacactacactacactacactacactacactacactacactacactacactacactacactacactacactacactacactacactacactacactacactacactacactacactacactacactacactacactacactacactacactacactacactacactacacacCTGAACTCAAAGCTGTCTTCAATTGCCACAGTCTCAAATTTTCTCTAAACTTTTCACTCACTCACAAAGGCCGAGTGTAAAGCCACACAAGCAACATTTTCCCTCTTCCTCttgctcttcctctttctcctctctctctcccctccTCTGCTGTCTTTATACTCACTGTCTTGCTCCCTTTCTCCTCATCTCTTTGCTTTTCCCCTTTTGAAGCCAGTTTCTATTGCCCAAGTGACTGCAACTTTTGACTTTGTGCGAGGGCTGTACGAGAAGTAGCAAGGATTGAGTTAACAGAGGGTTGCTGAGTGTAGGGTGGCTGGAAGGGGGGTGGGGGAGAAGAGGGAGGGGAAGGAGAGTTGCACGCTTTTGCTACGGAAAATTTATGGCCAATTCAATAAACGATTTTATTACATGCGCACGTTGTGTTAacaatgttattattattggcgCTCCAAAAAAGGGTTGCCGGAAGGATACCCTCTAtccctacccctacccctatCCTATGTCCCTATTCTTCTTCcccaacaacacaacacaaggCTGGCGGCTATGCGGCAAACTGTTTGCTGGAGGGGGGGAGAGTGGGGGGCAACATGGGGTTAAAGTCTATTTGCCGTGTCGGGccaattattatgaaaattaatttattttctatcgGTAATGCGAGTGTACCACCCCGACCCTTTTCCCCAGTTACAAGTTTTTTATCACCAGCTGGTCAGCtctcttccctctctctctctttctctctctcgctgtctctctcttcccATATTTTCCTCTATCTTTTCTGACTGCATTCAGCCTTTGGCTTGCACTTCCAAATGCTTTTACTTTGTTTGCTTCCAACTGTTATGCTTTTTCTTGCtcttattataccctgtaaaataaagtacaaaaataagagctatgatttttaaataattataagaatCAAACCTTACAAAAGTATTGTGGACGTATGAGTTAttctgaaaatgaaataagcccttattttatattttgaacatAACAGTTAATTTTAACACTTATTTTTCATCTAGTTTAccatgtaataaaaaaaactatgaaatataatttcaaattaaaatgttgcttaaGAATTTTAGAATAACTTTTAGtttgtaatataaaattttaaaatgaataataaaatattattaagagcATAAGTTTAAATATGTACAGGGTACCCCACTGCCGAGCACACACGAGTGCTGCCTTAAGAATAgatcagctatgttgtgtcaaaatttcagccttcttGGTCCAACCGTTTAGGTTGCACAAacatcagtcagtcagtgaggacaaacagttttatatatatatagatgttgGTTAATCAATTCAATGTTGAAATGAGCGAATATACTATGTACGATTATTACAGACTTGTGTACAGAGTATCTCACAGTCTAGCACACTCTAGTGCTGCCTTTTTTACAGTCGTTGGTTGTCCTTGTGTTTAACCCCTTGGCGACCCCGTGGCTGTCAACGCTTTGCGCTTTTGTTTGGCCAACACACAAAAGGCcagcacaacaaacaaacacagacacacacacagacacacacacacagacacacacacactgcactTGTAGAAAATAAGGTTGCACcctatttgtatgtatgcgtgtgtgtgtgtgtgtgtgtcaataCAAAGCTTAACAGGGGCACTCATGTGCAACGCAACAAGGCAACAAAAGTCTCATTACTTTTACTTGGCAAATAATGAAgctaacaaacaacaacaacaacaacaactgagaacaacaacagccatacaaattgacaatTGACTTTGGCTCCTTGCAGTCGgaatacttatatacatatacatatatatatatatatatatatatatatacatatatacagtggctcacagcttatttgacccactacattTTTTGGTGAggttttgttttcattcattcattttttattcaaatttaatcttatatatttatacttttcaatatttcatttgtttttttttttatactctttcatttttatttaaaaagttgtacAATTTTATCTTACTTCGTAActtcgtatatatatatacacatatacagtggctcacagcttatttgacccactacattTTTTGGTCAGGTTTTGTTctcattcattcatattttattcaaatataatcttataaatttatacttttcaattattaattttatttttttttatatactttcatttttaattaaaaattttgcataattttatcTTACTTCTTAACTTAAAgccattttaaatgattttattttaaatcttataaCACATTACTTTTGTTCCACTGTACTTAGtttacattaaataataaataaataaatatgtgaaaaataaactaaaaataataaatgctttTGTTTGAACATTAATTAAGCAATCTGgcttgcattttatttatatctttcgccatttaaaaaacaaaattattataaaattgtaatatttaagaGAAGTAGCTAAAAATTTCGACTAATCGACTAATATCACAACTGCATGGAATACttgttttacaaaaattacacaaaatacactaaaaataataattaaaaaaaacaactccaTGTATAGGGTATCTGTTAGTCGATCAATGCAGTTGTAGTTCATCGATAAAATGCTACAAGCTTACAAGATTTGTAGACATTTCATTGTTTGTTCTATAATAGCATTGATAAATTGACCTATTAGAAGCGATTAATCGATTGTTATCGAAACTGCAGGGTATTCTACTGCCACAGTTATCGTGTCTCCTCCGCATCAGTGTCCCCGAGTGTCACCTGTTGCACGTAGCCCGATGACCAGCCGATGAACAGGGAATATTTCATTTGCTCCCATTGCTCGTCATCGTTATCGGTGACATCCATGTTATCGACATCATCATCGGCGGCAAATGTGCAGCATGTGGGATAGATATTGAAACAGGGATGAGCACCGATCACTTGGATCACTTGGAGTGGTGTCAAACGGATCTGGCAACCGAAATCGGCATGATGCAAGCAGAGCAGTAAATAGGGTTGCCTCTTGAGCAGTATTGCCACATGGATGTTGCACGGATCGATAGACAATGCCTGCGGCTCGCTGCAATTGTAGCGCAGGCCATCGATCTCGATAAATGAGAGATCGATAGCGATCTCCACGGACCATTCTTCCCTGGGATTAAGGAATATTCCATGTTCCGCATGGGGAGTACAACTAAAGACCTTGCAACAGTTCCTTGCCACAAACAGAAAATGTCCGAGAGTTGTCCAACAAGCCGATTGCAAGATCTGCGTTCCTGTTATCTGAACTTCCCAATCCTGAAAACTATCGTAGTGCCAACTACCTATCAAATCcatatcattatcatcatcataatcattagTACTATCATCCTCatgattattatcattttccacatcatcatcatcatcatgatcatcattatcattacgATCATCATGATCAGCATCATCTTCATgatcatcatgatcatcatcatcatcattaccatcataatcatcattaTTGTCATAATCAAccttatcattatcatcatcactATTATCTTTATCAGTATTCAAGAAGAGAAAGAGCTCTTCAATGTCCGGTTGATAGCTCAATGCCCAGAGAAAACTATCGGCATATCGCATCTGGATTTCCTGCATCACTTGCAGCGTCTCCGGTTGCCACAACTGGATGCAACGTGCGTAAAGCAGAGCACAGGCGAAGTGATGTCCGTGCCTCAGCCACTGTAGATTCAGCACAAAGTCTTCTTCATTCTGCAGACTGATCCAAAATGGATACAACTCGTGTGGCATCTCCATGTCACCCTGATACCACAGACAGATGCCACCAGCTCCACCCACAGCCAGCTCATTTCCGGTCCAGGGTCGAAATGCTCCGCAGCTGATGTGCAACTGTCTAAAATATCTAGtgatgtcaaaaaaaaatcgattaacATGCTGTATATTTATCTTAGATATATTGCGACCTTACGTGACAATCGAATgacaaaatttgacaaaaaaaatattaaaaaacaatacaaatgtcaagttattcaaaagttttatcTAATATCTGAGAAGGTTTTCAGTTGGagaatattaagaaaaaaaaaatgaaaacaatcgaCCTTACCAGTTAGAagatataagcaaaaatatgtcGTGACGCTACGTgacaaaaactataaaaatgtcaaattattGAATAGTTTCTCTTTATAAGTAAAAAGGTATTTTGCTGGagtatataaagaaaaaaaaatgaattgaatcCACCTTTTCAATCAGAAGATATAACCAAATGCTGCCGTGACGCTAcgtgacaaaaataaaaaattgtcttgagttaatattaaaaaacgaCATACTATGTGAaatgcattgaaattttttttaaatgctttgaaATAAAGAAAGTTATATTACatgttttgtaattaaaaaatatttgcttattttattttttatgtatgaatgtatataaatatttttacttttttaaattataaacaaatttttattctaaatttgAAACGTTTTCCTTGCATTTTGATTATAGAAaagagaaattttttttaaatgatcgTTATAATACAGACTCCCATTTTGgaagtacatttttaaaagatttatataaatgaaagaatactgcatatttttaattcaaattaaccaATTCTTCTGTTACTTGgttgtttaatattatatattttatctaattaataaaaaagttacttGAATTAAAATCAGAAAGAAAATTGCTCAAGAGGTGAGTTTTTGTTCAACGTAAAGCTTTTGGACATAGTGGACCTTTCTGTAGAAATGCCCTAATAACattcaaatgaatatatattttctataataataCCTCAACTTTATAGCATCCATATCCTTATCAAGAAATAACATCACCGTGTCATCGCGCGTTAATAAAACTCTTTCGGGTCCGTAGGGATTGAAGATAATACGTCTAATCGGGGCAGTTATCCAATCGCAGGTGTCATTGAACTGCGCTATATGTTGCAAGGTCATTTTGCCCCTTTTCAAGAATATTACTTGAAGAAACAGCACTAAATATTGATGCAGCTCCCAGTAGAATtcttttaagtaaattttcaaCATCATAATACATTCGCAAAACCATTCCTTAAGCGTTCCATTATCATTCCTTGGATAAtctgcatcatcatcatcatcgcatTCCATTCTTTCACTCATTATATTCGATTCagttattaaattctttaatcATCCTAAGGGAATGATTCTAATGATATattcttattaatattaacaaatttagggccggtttttcaatgtctagttgggggtttgattgaaatatcaaagatattttgatgtaaaatgtatagaaattaatgtcaaatttaaaaatatctgctaaaatttaaaattaaattggaaaaGCGGCTCTTTgggattgtttttattttaaatttttttgatataccTACTTTAATATTAAGTTCTGATCTCACCTAGAAATCCCAACgcgtttattattatttaaaaaaaaacaatttttgatgtTTTTGAACCCAAGCAACAATTGCTTCTTAATGtcgaaaaaattattaaataattattgaaaaaagctaaatctatttttaaataaaataaaatgaaatgatcaTGTACTTAGAAGTA of Drosophila innubila isolate TH190305 chromosome X, UK_Dinn_1.0, whole genome shotgun sequence contains these proteins:
- the LOC117784584 gene encoding aladin-like, with protein sequence MTLQHIAQFNDTCDWITAPIRRIIFNPYGPERVLLTRDDTVMLFLDKDMDAIKLRYFRQLHISCGAFRPWTGNELAVGGAGGICLWYQGDMEMPHELYPFWISLQNEEDFVLNLQWLRHGHHFACALLYARCIQLWQPETLQVMQEIQMRYADSFLWALSYQPDIEELFLFLNTDKDNSDDDNNDNNHEDDSTNDYDDDNDMDLIGSWHYDSFQDWEVQITGTQILQSACWTTLGHFLFVARNCCKVFSCTPHAEHGIFLNPREEWSVEIAIDLSFIEIDGLRYNCSEPQALSIDPCNIHVAILLKRQPYLLLCLHHADFGCQIRLTPLQVIQVIGAHPCFNIYPTCCTFAADDDVDNMDVTDNDDEQWEQMKYSLFIGWSSGYVQQVTLGDTDAEETR